The following are encoded together in the Sphaerodactylus townsendi isolate TG3544 linkage group LG14, MPM_Stown_v2.3, whole genome shotgun sequence genome:
- the KCNA6 gene encoding LOW QUALITY PROTEIN: potassium voltage-gated channel subfamily A member 6 (The sequence of the model RefSeq protein was modified relative to this genomic sequence to represent the inferred CDS: deleted 1 base in 1 codon), translating into MSYLPNTEVLNHVESTKPYFPGKLMPDVSFRHCPGVPRVRDWRGRASGVPDCRSRQSLRSGEKKAGGVRAAEEEEEERAAQGRERQSQAARSNRRRRSSRRSALKDTRGPTRSGGGEGERQPGRGGGGGGGGGRGGERRGCCSSERLVINISGLRFETQLRTLAAFPDTLLGDPRRRVRYFDPLRNEYFFDRNRPSFDAILYYYQSGGRLRRPVHVPLDIFLEEIRFYQLGEEAIETFREDEGFIQEEEKPLPQPHFQRQVWLLFEYPESSGPARGIAIVSVLVILISIVIFCLETLPEFRQESKGGSGSFRDGGQGGFRPDFPDEDLLFLLPHQPEGGTQAPLQPHAGTSPFFTDPFFLIETLCIIWFSFELLVRFFACPSKPEFSRNIMNIIDIVAIIPYFITLGTELAQEQQKREQPGAAGNGGQQQAMSLAILRVIRLVRVFRIFKLSRHSKGLQILGKTLQASMRELGLLIFFLFIGVILFSSAVYFAETDDPDSLFTSIPDAFWWAVVSMTTVGYGDMYPMTIGGKIVGSLCAIAGVLTIALPVPVIVSNFNYFYHRETDQEEQTQYTHVTCGQQQSPFLEPGKGESSQSLSKSDFLEAEDLESMKYSNFIPAGNQAYKENKLLTEV; encoded by the exons ATGTCCTACCTCCCTAACACTGAAGTTCTGAACCACGTCGAGTCAACCAAGCCTTACTTCCCAGGCAAATTAATGCCTGACGTCTCTTTTCGGCACTGTCCTGGTGTGCCCAGGGTCCG CGACTGGCGAGGCCGAGCGAGCGGCGTGCCTGATTGCCGAAGCAGGCAGAGCCTCCGGAGCGGCGAGAAGAAGGCAGGGGGAGTCAGAGCagccgaggaggaggaagaggagagggcgGCGCAGGGGCGCGAGCGGCAGAGCCAGGCGGCGAGaagcaacaggaggaggaggagcagcaggagaaGCGCCTTGAAGGACACGCGCGGCCCCACCAGGAGCGGCGGCGGGGAAGGGGAGCGGCAGCCAG GAcggggaggaggcggcggcggcggcggcggacgGGGAGGcgagcggcgg ggctgctgcagcAGCGAGCGGCTGGTGATCAACATCTCCGGGCTGCGCTTCGAGACGCAGCTGCGCACCTTGGCCGCCTTCCCGGACACGCTGCTGGGCGACCCGCGGCGCCGCGTGCGCTACTTCGACCCGCTGCGCAACGAGTACTTCTTCGACCGCAACCGGCCCAGCTTCGACGCCATCCTGTACTACTACCAGTCGGGCGGGCGGCTGCGCAGGCCCGTCCACGTGCCCTTGGACATCTTCCTGGAGGAGATCCGCTTCTACCAGCTGGGCGAGGAGGCCATCGAGACCTTCCGCGAGGACGAGGGCTTCatacaggaggaggagaagcccctgccccagccccaCTTCCAGCGCCAGGTCTGGCTCCTCTTCGAGTACCCCGAGAGCTCCGGGCCGGCCCGGGGCATCGCCATCGTCTCCGTCCTGGTCATCCTCATCTCCATCGTCATCTTCTGCCTGGAGACCTTGCCCGAGTTCCgccaggagagcaaggggggctCCGGCAGCTTCCGCGACGGCGGCCAGGGGGGCTTCCGGCCGGACTTCCCAGACGAGGACCTCCTGTTCTTGCTGCCCCACCAGCCGGAGGGAGGGACCCAGGCGCCTCTCCAGCCCCACGCGGGCACCAGCCCCTTCTTCACGGACCCCTTCTTCCTCATCGAGACCCTCTGCATCATCTGGTTCTCCTTCGAGCTGCTGGTGCGCTTCTTCGCCTGCCCCAGCAAGCCCGAGTTCTCCAGGAACATCATGAACATCATTGACATAGTGGCCATCATCCCCTACTTCATCACCTTGGGCACGGAGCTggcgcaggagcagcagaagaggGAGCAGCCCGGCGCCGCCGGCAACGGGGGTCAGCAGCAAGCCATGTCCTTGGCCATCCTCCGGGTCATCCGCCTGGTGAGGGTCTTCCGGATCTTCAAGCTCTCCCGGCATTCCAAGGGGCTGCAGATCCTGGGGAAGACCCTCCAGGCCAGCATGAGAGAACTGGgactcctcatcttcttcttgttCATCGGGGTGATCCTCTTCTCCAGCGCTGTCTATTTTGCTGAGACCGACGACCCGGATTCCCTGTTCACGAGCATCCCGGATGCCTTTTGGTGGGCGGTCGTGTCCATGACCACGGTGGGCTATGGAGACATGTACCCCATGACCATTGGGGGCAAGATTGTGGGGTCGTTGTGTGCCATTGCGGGCGTGCTCACCATTGCCTTGCCCGTGCCCGTCATTGTGTCCAACTTCAACTACTTCTACCACCGAGAAACTGATCAGGAGGAGCAGACCCAATACACTCACGTCACCTGTGGCCAGCAGCAATCTCCTTTCTTGGAGCCCGGGAAAGGGGAGAGCAGCCAGTCGCTCAGCAAGTCTGACTTCCTGGAGGCAGAAGACTTAGAATCGATGAAATACTCCAATTTCATTCCAGCCGGCAACCAGGCTTATAAGGAGAACAAATTGTTGACGGAAGTTTGA